In one Mucilaginibacter sp. PAMB04168 genomic region, the following are encoded:
- a CDS encoding FecR domain-containing protein, whose amino-acid sequence MKRYTDKTCTQEELRELFAIIKQGESKDDLLAFMDETYKSSEINADVHQVDWDNVYTNITGGKPAKPVQTNTWIKYMVAAMLLLITSYGLWTLQRPQQQHQQVAAKKDVKAGGNKAVLTLANGSQITLDNAGKGIIRKENGIAIDKAGDGLLVYEAANDKQVAAVQNSDVPYNTLATPRAGQYHLVLPDGSNVWLNAASSITYPVAFADKTRKVTLSGEAYFEVAKDKTKPFIVQTADAEVKVLGTHFNVMAYPDDKVKETTLLEGAVQVAHLSHQQILKPGQQALFQAGVDQLQIKEIDAEDVIAWKNGLFLFDNHTIDDVMKQIERWYDLEIEYAGAKPQMSFTGVIPRNSNVSKVLHVLELTGGVRFEISGNKIIVKTIRKH is encoded by the coding sequence TTGAAAAGGTACACCGATAAAACATGTACGCAGGAAGAACTTCGTGAGCTGTTTGCCATTATCAAGCAAGGTGAAAGCAAAGACGACTTGTTGGCTTTTATGGATGAAACTTATAAATCCAGCGAGATCAATGCAGACGTGCATCAGGTGGACTGGGATAATGTTTACACTAACATAACCGGCGGTAAGCCAGCGAAACCTGTACAGACTAACACATGGATAAAGTATATGGTTGCCGCTATGCTGTTGTTAATAACCAGTTACGGTTTATGGACACTGCAGCGGCCACAACAACAGCATCAACAGGTTGCAGCTAAAAAAGATGTTAAGGCAGGTGGCAATAAAGCCGTACTAACATTAGCTAATGGCTCGCAAATAACTTTGGATAATGCAGGCAAGGGAATTATAAGGAAAGAGAACGGAATTGCCATTGATAAGGCTGGTGACGGCCTGCTGGTTTATGAAGCCGCAAATGATAAACAGGTGGCGGCTGTACAAAACAGCGATGTGCCCTATAATACATTAGCTACTCCTCGGGCCGGGCAGTACCACCTGGTGTTACCCGACGGCTCTAATGTGTGGCTAAATGCTGCTTCATCTATTACCTACCCGGTTGCATTTGCAGATAAAACCCGTAAGGTTACATTAAGTGGTGAAGCGTATTTTGAAGTTGCCAAGGATAAGACAAAGCCCTTTATAGTACAAACAGCCGATGCCGAGGTAAAGGTATTAGGAACTCACTTTAATGTGATGGCTTACCCAGACGATAAGGTTAAGGAAACTACCTTGCTCGAAGGCGCTGTACAAGTTGCCCATTTATCGCATCAGCAAATTTTAAAACCGGGTCAGCAGGCATTGTTTCAGGCAGGGGTAGACCAGCTTCAAATAAAAGAGATTGATGCAGAAGATGTGATAGCATGGAAAAACGGCCTGTTCTTATTTGATAACCATACCATTGATGACGTTATGAAACAGATTGAGCGATGGTATGATTTGGAAATTGAATATGCAGGTGCCAAGCCGCAAATGAGCTTTACCGGTGTAATACCACGTAACAGCAATGTGTCTAAAGTACTACATGTTCTGGAGCTTACAGGAGGTGTAAGGTTTGAAATTTCAGGCAATAAGATAATTGTAAAAACTATTCGTAAACATTAA
- a CDS encoding sigma-70 family RNA polymerase sigma factor encodes MPAYDVQNEKLLLYRLSTGDEAAFKLLYDAYKNKIFTFVSKFVHSAADAEEIVQETFMVLWKNRAGLTLIEQPRNYVYTIARNKTYDYLSRIARNEQSITLAWSNMQQEANTTEDSLLARECGLLINSALSQLSDQKQAVFNMSRSDHMSHEEIAAATGLSKSRVKNIIVEVLKHIRCYLTQNSVIVSLLLMVITGSRP; translated from the coding sequence ATGCCAGCTTATGACGTTCAAAATGAAAAGTTGCTTCTTTATCGCTTATCAACTGGCGATGAAGCAGCCTTTAAGTTATTGTACGATGCATACAAGAACAAAATTTTCACTTTTGTAAGCAAGTTTGTGCACTCAGCAGCAGATGCAGAAGAGATTGTGCAGGAAACATTCATGGTTTTATGGAAGAATAGGGCGGGTCTTACGCTAATTGAACAGCCGCGCAACTATGTATATACTATAGCACGCAACAAAACTTACGATTATCTTTCCCGAATAGCCCGAAACGAGCAATCAATTACGCTGGCATGGAGCAACATGCAACAGGAGGCTAATACAACCGAAGATTCTTTATTAGCAAGAGAGTGTGGGCTATTGATCAACTCTGCACTTTCTCAGCTATCAGATCAAAAGCAGGCAGTTTTTAATATGAGCCGATCGGATCATATGAGCCATGAAGAGATTGCCGCAGCAACCGGCTTATCTAAAAGCAGGGTAAAAAATATTATAGTTGAGGTGCTAAAACATATTAGGTGTTATTTAACTCAAAATTCGGTAATAGTAAGCCTGTTGCTTATGGTAATTACCGGCAGCAGACCCTAA
- a CDS encoding glycoside hydrolase family 3 N-terminal domain-containing protein codes for MACRYGPDGLWRELKDDDYSYNMFSYRKLLGTLLILGIWAATASAQKKTINQRVDSLLRLMTLEEKVGQLNQYSGKEVTGPVSERKTNQLNDIKSGLVGSMLNVKGAKDTREIQAVAMQSRLKIPLLFSLDVIHGYKTIFPIPLAEAASWDMDAIRQSAHIAAKEAAAVGQHWTFAPMVDVGRDPRWGRVMEGAGEDTYLGSMIAKARVKGFQGEKLGGIDAVMACAKHFAAYGAALAGRDYNAVDMSDNMLWETYLPPFKAAADAGVATFMNSFNTLNGIPATGNTYLQRDILKGKWGYKGFVVSDWGSIGEMVSWGYASNNTDAALKAITAGSDMDMESHAYITSLVQLVKNKKVDIKLIDDAVRRILYKKFELGLFEDPYRFSSETREKLVLNDPQHKLIARDVAQKSMVLLKNENHLLPLSKTIKTIALIGPLVKSKRDLEGSWIPQSDTTLVTSLYEGLKNKVNDSINLICAEGTDVMGNLGGNFDDAVATARKADIVVMALGESWDMSGESKSRADIRLPGRQEALFNAISATGKPVVVVLMAGRPMIFNQIAEKAKAILYAWWPGAEGGNAIANVLFGDYNPSGKLPATFPRAVGQIPLSYASYTTGRPIKSPKDIKYKSAYIDVPNTPQYAFGHGLSYTTFAYTDLKLGKKAVKRNEMVGVSFKLTNTGKYAGEEVVQLYLQDPVASLARPVKELKDFQKVSLKPGESKIIKFQITYDKLCFYNRKLQWVAEPGRFKIMIGSASDDIKLNAEFELQ; via the coding sequence ATGGCTTGCAGATACGGCCCTGATGGGCTCTGGCGAGAACTCAAAGACGATGATTATTCCTACAACATGTTTAGTTACAGAAAACTCCTTGGCACGCTGCTCATACTTGGCATATGGGCGGCAACGGCAAGCGCACAAAAGAAAACGATTAACCAGCGTGTGGATTCCTTACTACGGTTAATGACGCTGGAGGAAAAGGTAGGCCAGCTAAACCAGTACTCAGGTAAAGAGGTAACCGGTCCGGTAAGTGAGCGTAAAACCAACCAGCTTAATGATATCAAAAGTGGGCTGGTAGGTTCTATGCTTAACGTAAAAGGTGCTAAGGACACGCGCGAAATACAGGCGGTAGCTATGCAGTCGCGCCTTAAAATTCCGTTGTTGTTTAGCCTTGATGTTATACATGGGTATAAAACCATATTTCCTATCCCGTTGGCCGAAGCGGCTTCATGGGATATGGATGCCATCAGGCAATCGGCTCATATTGCTGCCAAGGAAGCAGCTGCAGTTGGTCAGCACTGGACGTTTGCACCTATGGTTGATGTAGGCCGTGATCCGCGCTGGGGCCGTGTAATGGAAGGTGCGGGTGAGGATACTTACCTCGGCTCAATGATTGCAAAAGCGCGGGTGAAAGGCTTCCAGGGTGAAAAGTTGGGTGGTATAGATGCGGTAATGGCCTGTGCCAAACACTTTGCGGCTTACGGTGCAGCCTTAGCCGGACGTGATTATAACGCAGTTGATATGAGCGATAATATGCTTTGGGAAACTTATCTGCCACCGTTTAAAGCGGCAGCAGATGCAGGGGTGGCTACCTTCATGAACTCGTTCAATACGCTTAATGGCATACCAGCCACAGGAAACACCTATCTGCAACGTGATATTTTAAAAGGCAAATGGGGCTACAAAGGCTTTGTGGTAAGCGACTGGGGGTCTATAGGCGAAATGGTTTCGTGGGGTTATGCAAGTAACAATACCGATGCGGCACTTAAAGCTATAACCGCTGGCAGTGATATGGATATGGAAAGCCATGCCTACATTACCAGCTTAGTGCAGCTTGTAAAAAACAAGAAAGTAGATATAAAACTCATCGACGATGCGGTACGACGCATTTTGTATAAAAAGTTTGAGCTGGGCTTATTTGAGGACCCTTACCGTTTCAGTAGCGAAACCCGTGAAAAGCTGGTGTTGAATGATCCTCAGCACAAGCTCATTGCGCGTGATGTAGCTCAAAAATCTATGGTGTTACTTAAAAATGAAAACCATTTATTACCTCTTTCCAAAACAATAAAAACCATTGCCTTAATCGGTCCGCTCGTTAAATCAAAGCGCGATTTGGAGGGCAGCTGGATACCGCAGTCAGACACTACACTGGTTACTAGTTTGTACGAAGGTTTAAAAAATAAAGTAAACGATAGTATAAACTTAATTTGTGCTGAGGGTACAGATGTTATGGGTAATCTAGGCGGCAACTTTGACGATGCTGTAGCTACCGCTCGAAAAGCTGACATTGTGGTAATGGCGCTCGGCGAATCTTGGGATATGAGCGGTGAGTCTAAATCAAGGGCTGATATTCGCTTACCTGGCCGGCAGGAAGCATTATTTAACGCCATCAGCGCTACAGGTAAACCGGTTGTAGTTGTACTAATGGCTGGCCGCCCCATGATCTTTAACCAGATTGCTGAAAAAGCCAAGGCTATACTATATGCATGGTGGCCAGGTGCCGAAGGTGGGAATGCTATAGCCAATGTGCTTTTTGGCGATTATAATCCGTCGGGCAAACTACCGGCAACCTTTCCGCGGGCAGTAGGGCAGATACCTTTAAGTTATGCCAGTTACACCACAGGCCGCCCCATCAAAAGTCCTAAAGACATTAAGTATAAATCAGCTTACATTGATGTGCCCAACACGCCGCAGTACGCTTTTGGGCATGGATTGAGCTATACTACATTTGCATATACCGATTTAAAGCTGGGCAAAAAAGCAGTAAAAAGAAATGAAATGGTAGGTGTTAGCTTTAAGCTGACCAATACAGGTAAGTACGCCGGCGAGGAGGTAGTACAATTATATCTTCAGGACCCGGTAGCTTCCTTGGCCCGCCCGGTTAAAGAGCTTAAAGATTTTCAGAAAGTATCATTAAAGCCCGGAGAATCCAAGATCATCAAGTTTCAAATTACTTACGATAAGCTTTGTTTCTACAACAGAAAGCTGCAGTGGGTGGCCGAACCCGGAAGGTTTAAAATTATGATTGGTAGCGCATCTGATGATATTAAGCTAAACGCCGAATTCGAGCTTCAGTAA
- a CDS encoding endo-1,4-beta-xylanase, protein MRNVTLTLIAACMAMGACKKEAANTGLSKDLIETGNYHAFADSEKILKEANPNVLVGAAVNSSLLAEVGSAYREMVKKQYSCLTAENDMKMNALNTSKYVWNFTAKSTIPQFAKDFHFARIHGHVLVWHRALPQHVTDIRTASASNAQKADTLRNMMKRHIDKTIAYYTNNFKDVNGQPLVKSWDVVNEAYDDAGALRTGNTAEGSIWMNYMGESYIETAFRYARQAANANNNPDLKLFYNDYGHDYSVSKRNAIYNKVMALKAITEGGLPIIDGVAMQMHIRYNTPKENVEAAILKMKQTGLKVFIAELDVNLRSAAEQDANTVLSASTITTRELQQKQLYKDVVEIYTRIVPVNQRWGITLWNVGDADSAWGDDARACLYDLNYLRKTNFYYFFDGLQIRP, encoded by the coding sequence ATGAGAAATGTAACATTAACCTTAATTGCTGCTTGCATGGCGATGGGCGCCTGCAAGAAAGAAGCGGCAAACACAGGGCTTTCGAAGGACCTGATTGAAACCGGTAATTACCATGCCTTCGCTGATTCTGAAAAGATTTTAAAAGAGGCTAACCCCAACGTGCTGGTTGGTGCAGCAGTTAACTCTTCGTTGCTGGCAGAGGTGGGCTCTGCTTATCGTGAAATGGTTAAAAAGCAGTACAGCTGCCTTACCGCTGAGAACGACATGAAGATGAATGCTTTAAACACATCAAAGTATGTCTGGAACTTTACCGCTAAAAGCACTATTCCTCAGTTTGCCAAGGATTTTCATTTTGCACGTATTCATGGGCACGTTTTGGTATGGCACCGGGCATTGCCGCAGCATGTTACGGATATTCGTACGGCCAGTGCATCAAACGCGCAAAAGGCAGATACGCTACGGAATATGATGAAGCGGCATATTGACAAAACCATAGCTTACTACACCAACAACTTTAAAGATGTGAATGGCCAGCCGTTGGTAAAATCATGGGACGTGGTGAATGAGGCTTATGATGATGCAGGCGCACTGCGTACCGGCAACACTGCCGAAGGCAGCATTTGGATGAACTACATGGGCGAATCATATATTGAAACAGCTTTCAGGTACGCGAGGCAAGCAGCTAACGCCAATAACAACCCCGATCTGAAGCTCTTTTATAACGACTATGGTCATGATTATAGTGTGAGCAAACGCAACGCGATCTATAACAAAGTAATGGCCTTAAAAGCCATAACCGAAGGTGGCCTGCCCATTATTGATGGCGTAGCCATGCAGATGCATATACGTTACAATACACCTAAGGAAAACGTAGAGGCTGCCATTTTAAAAATGAAACAAACAGGCTTAAAAGTATTCATAGCTGAGCTGGATGTAAACCTGCGTTCGGCAGCCGAGCAAGATGCCAATACCGTATTATCAGCTTCAACAATAACCACTCGTGAGTTGCAGCAAAAGCAGCTTTACAAGGATGTAGTTGAGATATATACCCGTATAGTACCGGTTAACCAGCGATGGGGTATTACACTGTGGAATGTAGGTGATGCTGATTCGGCTTGGGGTGATGATGCCAGAGCCTGTTTGTATGATTTAAATTACTTAAGAAAAACAAACTTTTATTACTTCTTTGATGGCTTGCAGATACGGCCCTGA
- a CDS encoding endo-1,4-beta-xylanase produces the protein MKKLLLLAMLSCSMVLACSKRGVTTDPNPAAPVVPVVPDNTTLQNSLPFPFGAAVNIGLLKTNTAYRATVVKEYSSLTAENAMKTGSLHPQQNTYDWTDADYLVDFAKQNNKRIHGHTLVWYKSLPAWITNFQGDAAAWENLLKTHIQTIVTHFKGKVASWDVVNEAFEDDGTLRNSIWLQKLGPDYIARSFQYAHEADPDALLFYNDYGHEYGPTKRTAILNLVNNLKTRGIPINGIGMQMHTRYNLTESNWLTAITTAAQTGLKVHISELDIAMNPDDNQSLTLTPALAQTQAQKYAYIVKAYNAIPKTQQFGITTWNVSDADTWITGNYNRPDWPLPFDNNYNRKPAYQGILDGVK, from the coding sequence ATGAAAAAGCTTCTTCTGTTAGCCATGCTATCCTGTTCTATGGTGCTGGCTTGTTCAAAGCGCGGCGTAACCACCGATCCAAATCCTGCGGCACCTGTCGTACCAGTGGTTCCGGATAATACAACCTTGCAAAACAGCTTGCCGTTTCCGTTTGGTGCGGCGGTAAACATCGGGTTGCTAAAAACCAATACGGCGTATAGGGCCACTGTTGTAAAAGAATACAGCAGCTTAACGGCCGAAAATGCCATGAAAACCGGCAGTTTGCACCCACAGCAAAACACGTATGACTGGACCGATGCCGACTACCTGGTTGACTTTGCCAAACAGAACAACAAGCGTATACACGGTCATACCCTGGTGTGGTACAAATCTTTGCCGGCATGGATCACCAATTTTCAGGGTGATGCCGCTGCTTGGGAGAACTTGCTTAAAACACATATTCAAACCATAGTAACGCACTTTAAAGGTAAAGTAGCCTCGTGGGATGTAGTTAATGAAGCTTTTGAAGATGACGGTACTTTGCGCAACAGTATCTGGCTGCAAAAGCTGGGGCCTGATTACATAGCCCGCAGCTTTCAATACGCACACGAGGCCGACCCTGACGCCTTGTTGTTTTATAATGATTACGGTCATGAATATGGCCCAACCAAGCGTACCGCTATCTTGAACCTGGTTAATAATTTAAAAACAAGAGGTATTCCTATCAATGGTATAGGTATGCAAATGCATACGCGTTATAACCTGACCGAAAGCAACTGGCTAACTGCCATAACCACTGCGGCGCAAACCGGCTTAAAAGTTCATATATCTGAATTGGACATTGCCATGAACCCGGATGACAATCAGAGCCTCACCTTAACTCCGGCTTTGGCTCAAACGCAGGCACAAAAGTACGCATACATTGTAAAAGCATACAATGCCATACCTAAGACACAGCAATTTGGCATTACTACCTGGAACGTGTCAGACGCCGACACCTGGATAACCGGTAACTATAACCGACCCGACTGGCCACTGCCTTTTGATAACAATTACAACCGAAAACCTGCCTACCAAGGCATTTTAGATGGCGTAAAATAA
- a CDS encoding glycoside hydrolase family 2 TIM barrel-domain containing protein, producing the protein MRKLHYILFTILLLSIKGAVAQTALIQNIQARKILSLNGRWNYIVDPYENGYYDYRHEAFDQSASGTGGFYDDKKPKDKGELIEYDFDYSPTLNVPGDWNSQVEKLEMYEGTVWYRRKFKADVKAGKRYILYFGAVNYESHVYLNGKKLGTHKGGFNSFQFDVTGKLKDGENFVVVKADNSRKQDEIPTINTDWWNYGGITRDVFIAEVPDTYIADYKVQLAKGDAAHLEGYVQLDGKDLSQTVTLNIPEAGVKIKLKTDGNGRALINLPVKKLSYWSPENPKLYNVTLSSASDNVADRIGFRTIQVKGTDILLNGKSVFLRGISIHDENPLLKGRNRSTGDLKMLLTWAKEMNCNYVRLAHYQHNEEMLRLADEMGLMVWAEVPVYWTISWENAATYQNAENQLTGLITRDANRASIVVWSIGNETPVSEPRLKFMSSLASKARSLDNTRLVAAALEVHRKGNEAIVDDPLGEKLDLVSFNEYAGWYWGGDPSGITKYNFNIKYNKPVVITEFGGDALAGYHADANTRWSEEYQEALYKNQIAMLGKITALRGMTPWILADFRSPRRQHPVYQNFWNRKGLVSETGKKKLAFYVLKNFYDQVQLKYK; encoded by the coding sequence ATGCGAAAACTACACTACATACTTTTTACCATTCTGTTATTAAGTATTAAAGGCGCTGTTGCTCAAACAGCACTCATTCAAAACATTCAGGCACGTAAGATATTGAGCCTTAACGGCCGATGGAATTATATTGTTGACCCTTACGAAAACGGCTATTATGATTACCGGCATGAGGCTTTCGATCAGTCGGCATCAGGTACCGGTGGTTTTTATGATGATAAGAAGCCAAAGGACAAAGGCGAATTGATTGAGTATGATTTTGACTACTCGCCAACCTTAAATGTGCCGGGTGACTGGAACTCACAAGTTGAAAAGCTCGAAATGTACGAGGGAACGGTTTGGTACCGCCGTAAGTTTAAGGCCGATGTTAAAGCGGGTAAACGCTATATCTTGTACTTCGGCGCCGTAAATTACGAGTCGCATGTTTACCTGAACGGTAAAAAGCTGGGCACACATAAAGGCGGTTTTAACTCGTTTCAGTTTGATGTTACAGGTAAGTTGAAGGATGGTGAAAACTTTGTGGTAGTTAAAGCAGATAACAGCCGTAAGCAGGACGAAATACCCACCATTAATACCGACTGGTGGAACTATGGCGGCATAACCCGCGATGTATTTATAGCCGAAGTGCCTGATACTTACATAGCCGACTACAAAGTGCAGTTAGCCAAAGGCGATGCTGCGCACTTGGAAGGTTATGTGCAGTTAGATGGTAAAGACCTCTCGCAAACAGTGACATTGAACATACCCGAAGCGGGCGTAAAAATTAAGCTTAAAACTGATGGTAATGGGCGTGCTTTAATTAATCTGCCGGTTAAGAAATTAAGCTACTGGTCGCCCGAAAACCCTAAGCTTTACAATGTTACTTTAAGCAGTGCAAGCGATAACGTGGCCGACCGTATAGGTTTCCGCACCATACAGGTAAAGGGTACAGATATATTGTTGAATGGTAAGTCGGTTTTTTTAAGAGGTATTTCAATACACGATGAGAACCCGTTATTAAAGGGCCGTAACCGTTCAACCGGTGATTTAAAAATGCTGCTTACTTGGGCTAAAGAGATGAACTGTAACTATGTTCGCCTGGCGCACTACCAGCACAACGAAGAAATGCTGCGCCTGGCCGACGAGATGGGCTTAATGGTTTGGGCCGAAGTGCCGGTATACTGGACTATCTCATGGGAAAACGCTGCTACTTACCAAAATGCAGAAAATCAGCTTACCGGATTAATAACCCGCGATGCCAACAGGGCCAGCATTGTTGTATGGTCAATAGGTAACGAAACACCCGTAAGCGAACCACGGCTTAAATTTATGAGCAGCCTGGCCAGTAAAGCCCGCAGCTTGGATAATACCCGTTTAGTTGCTGCCGCCTTAGAAGTGCACCGCAAAGGAAATGAGGCTATTGTTGATGATCCGCTTGGCGAAAAACTGGACCTGGTAAGCTTTAACGAGTATGCAGGCTGGTACTGGGGTGGAGATCCATCAGGCATTACCAAGTACAACTTCAACATTAAATACAACAAGCCGGTAGTGATAACCGAGTTTGGCGGCGATGCCCTGGCCGGTTACCATGCTGATGCTAATACCCGCTGGAGCGAGGAATACCAGGAAGCATTATATAAGAACCAGATAGCCATGCTGGGCAAAATTACCGCCTTGCGTGGTATGACGCCCTGGATACTGGCCGATTTTCGTTCACCACGCCGCCAGCACCCGGTTTATCAGAATTTTTGGAACCGTAAGGGACTGGTGTCTGAAACGGGCAAAAAGAAACTTGCTTTCTACGTGCTCAAAAATTTTTATGATCAGGTACAACTGAAGTATAAATAA
- a CDS encoding RagB/SusD family nutrient uptake outer membrane protein, which translates to MMLNEMKSKKYTFYIAIMLLTALGTGCKKYLDDGSVTEGPITGQQVWANNDYARGVLNSAYTNVPDRYDIDDNGAMQASATDEAVNSNLNSSVYTFTNGTWSPFRTVDDLYSNLYTGLRRANLFLANVNASNIVSVPSEVVKDPDPVKAAYDSTLTGQKARLKGEAFFLRAYFHFELLQRYGRIVLATRVFENNEELNLPRNTFAECVSQITLDCDSAIQRLPAYTDSYSNTYKGRATQTAAMALKSRLLLYAASPQYNPSADVAKWQTAANAAKAIIDRNLHSLITPYNNIFLFGTAPYNKEVIFSGQPSSRNDIEQNNAPVGYDGALGRTNPTQEMVDAFEMRTTGRLVTDPLSGYSATNPYANRDPRFDLVIHYNGKTYKSRAIETFVGGRDGLGANVNATKTGYYMRKFFNDGVTWNQQSNTSSRRPWVIFRYAEILLNYAEALNEVQGPNAEVLRYVNLVRQRTGVALPALQTTNPTGNAYVQPTKEAMRERIHHERQVELCFEGHRFFDVRRWKEGARFFNVPVNGMRITKNANGTFNYERFQVQNRVFGDQNYLYPISQNELNRAPALGQNLGY; encoded by the coding sequence ATGATGTTGAATGAGATGAAAAGTAAAAAATACACCTTTTACATAGCTATCATGCTGCTTACAGCGTTGGGCACAGGTTGCAAAAAGTATCTGGACGATGGTAGTGTTACCGAAGGCCCTATAACCGGCCAGCAGGTTTGGGCAAATAATGATTATGCCCGCGGTGTGTTAAACAGCGCCTACACCAATGTTCCCGATCGTTATGACATTGACGATAACGGTGCTATGCAGGCATCGGCCACCGATGAGGCAGTTAACTCCAACCTGAACTCAAGTGTCTACACCTTTACCAACGGCACTTGGAGCCCGTTTCGCACGGTTGATGATCTGTACAGTAACCTGTATACCGGCTTAAGACGGGCCAACCTATTCCTGGCTAATGTAAATGCCAGTAACATTGTTAGCGTACCTTCTGAAGTGGTGAAAGACCCGGATCCGGTAAAGGCCGCTTATGATTCGACCTTAACAGGCCAAAAAGCGAGATTGAAAGGCGAGGCATTTTTTCTGCGTGCCTACTTTCATTTTGAGCTGTTGCAACGTTATGGCCGTATTGTGTTGGCTACCCGCGTTTTTGAGAATAACGAAGAGCTTAACCTGCCCCGCAATACCTTTGCTGAGTGTGTAAGCCAGATAACGCTCGATTGCGACTCGGCAATTCAGCGCCTGCCTGCTTATACCGATTCCTACAGTAATACTTACAAAGGCAGGGCCACACAGACTGCAGCTATGGCGCTAAAATCGCGTTTGCTGTTATACGCTGCCAGCCCTCAGTATAATCCATCGGCCGATGTTGCGAAGTGGCAAACCGCCGCCAACGCTGCTAAGGCTATCATCGACCGTAATTTACACTCTTTAATTACGCCTTACAACAACATATTCCTGTTCGGCACAGCGCCATATAATAAGGAGGTGATCTTTTCCGGGCAACCCAGCAGCCGTAACGATATAGAGCAGAACAATGCGCCCGTTGGTTATGATGGTGCGCTGGGCAGAACCAATCCTACACAGGAAATGGTAGATGCTTTCGAAATGCGTACCACCGGTCGCCTTGTTACCGATCCGCTTTCGGGTTATAGCGCTACCAACCCTTACGCCAACCGCGATCCCCGCTTCGATCTGGTTATTCATTACAATGGCAAAACTTATAAAAGCCGCGCTATCGAAACATTTGTGGGTGGTCGTGATGGACTAGGGGCTAATGTGAATGCTACAAAAACAGGTTATTACATGCGTAAGTTTTTTAACGATGGGGTTACCTGGAACCAGCAAAGCAATACCAGTTCGCGCCGGCCATGGGTAATTTTCCGTTACGCCGAAATATTACTCAATTATGCAGAGGCGCTTAATGAGGTGCAAGGTCCTAACGCCGAGGTGTTAAGATACGTAAATTTAGTTAGGCAGCGTACAGGCGTAGCTTTGCCAGCCCTGCAAACTACCAACCCGACAGGGAATGCTTACGTACAGCCTACTAAAGAGGCCATGCGCGAGCGTATACATCATGAACGCCAGGTAGAACTTTGTTTTGAAGGCCATCGCTTTTTTGATGTACGGCGCTGGAAAGAAGGTGCCCGTTTCTTTAACGTGCCTGTAAATGGTATGCGCATTACAAAAAATGCTAACGGTACCTTTAATTATGAGCGCTTCCAAGTACAAAACCGTGTATTCGGAGATCAAAACTATCTATATCCCATTTCCCAGAACGAACTAAACCGGGCGCCTGCTTTAGGGCAAAACCTAGGCTATTAA